The Balnearium lithotrophicum DNA window CAGGAAATCCAGGAATAGAGAAGATAGGAAGATGTGTTGACATAAAACCCACGGATGTAGAGGGACTGGCAGAGTTTGCACAAAAGGAGAAAATTGACCTAACAATCGTTGGTCCGGAAGCGCCACTCGTCGCCGGAATAGTTGACGAGTTTGAAAGTAGAGGACTCAGAATTTTTGGTCCCTCAAAGGCTGCAGCTAAATTGGAGGGTAGTAAGGTTTTTGCAAAGGAGATGATGAGAAAGTACGGAGTACCTACTGCGGAATTTCAAGTTTTTGACAATCCCGAGGAAGCTAAGAGGTATGTAAGGGAAAAAGGAGTTCCGATTGTTGTCAAGGCGGATGGGCTTGCTGCAGGAAAGGGGGTAGTAGTTGCAAAGACCGTTGAGGAGGCCATTGAAGCGATTGACAGAATAATGGTTGAAAAGGTCTTTGGAGAATCTGGAAACAGGGTTGTTATTGAGGAGTGTTTGGAGGGTGAAGAGGCTTCTTACCTTGTAATAACAGACGGTAAAAACTTCGTTCCTCTTGCAACTGCTCAGGACCACAAGGCCGTTTTTGATGGTGATGAGGGGCCAAACACGGGAGGAATGGGAGCCTACTCACCAGCACCTGTTCTCTCTGAGGATATGGAAAGAGAAGTTCAGGAGAGGGTTATAAAACCTATCTTAGAGGGAATGAGAAGGGAAGGAGCTCCCTTTAAAGGCGTTCTGTATGCAGGATTGATGATTACGGAAAAAGGACCGATGGTTCTTGAGTTCAACGTCAGATTCGGTGACCCTGAAGCTCAAGCTCTAATGAGGAGACTTGAGGATGACCTTGTTGACGTTTCACTCAGTTCAATAGAGGGGAATTTAGTAGAGGAGCTCCACTGGAAACCTGAAACATCAATCTGTGTTGTTCTGGCCTCTAAAGGTTATCCCGGAAGGTACGAGAAAGGAAAGGAGATTACAGGAATTGAGGAGGCTGAGAAGGTTCCAACAGTTGTTGTTTTCCATGCAGGAACGGCTGTTAAGGATGGAAAGTTAGTTACAAACGGTGGAAGGGTTTTAAACGTAACGGCACTTGGAAGGGACATAGTTGAGGCAAGGGAAAGAGCTTACAGGGCTATTGAAAAGATTCACTTTGAAGGAATGCACTACAGAAAGGACATTGGAATGAAGGCCTTAAAGAGGAAGGGGACTATTTAATTCCCCTTCTTTTTTCCCTCTTTTGGTTCTATCTGTTTTAAGTACTTCTTAGCAGTAGTATTCTCAGGATCCAGGATTAGTACGTTTTCAAAGATAGACTTAGCGTAGGAAACCTTACCCTGATTGTAGAGTGAAATTGCAAGTTGGTTGAGAAAGTTCACGTCCGTTGGGTATATCACCAACATTTTACGGGAGATTGATTCAGCTATTGAATACTTTTTCTCCTCAGTAAGGGCTTTACACAGTCTTAAGTTACCGTAGTAGTTGTAGTAGTCTATCTTAATCACTCTGTACATTAAGGACTCCAAATCGCTCCACCTTGATTGTGCCATGAGGGGAAGAGAGAGACCTAACATAGCTTCAATTGAGGACGGAAGTGCTTTTAAGGCCTTTCTGTAGTGGTACTCTGAGTTAGCATAGTTCTTCATCAGGTAGTAGAGCCAGCCCAATCTCAAGTTTACGGTGTATCCGTTTGGATAACTTTCGTAAATTGGCATGAGAACCTTTACTGCATCCTTATAGTCGCCATTCTTCTCGTAAGTGTAACTCTTCTGGTACAGCCTCTTTATTTCAGAGTAGGACATACCGTAGGAGGAAACAGAAATTAACAGTGCAGTTAGGATTAGTAAAAATCTCATTAATACTCCTCCTAAAATCTATAACCCAAAGAGAGAGTTGCTGTTGTCTGAGTAACAGAGTCACTGCTCTCCTTGTACCTGTTTACTCCTAAGTTTAGAGAGATTCTAAGACCGTTTCTGAAAGTATATCCTAATTCAGCGTAAGCTCCTCTTTTGTACTTCTCAACTAAGTTGTAAACGACAAAACCACCGTTTTTCACTGCAAAGACCTGCTGTCCAGACCAAGCTCCTACCTTCAAGTCGTAGTTTCCGTAGTAGTATCTCAGAGCTCCCTCTATCGAGTATAAATTATCAATGCCTACTCCCACTTTCTCTGAGTCGGAAAGGTGAATGTAGTAACCAATCAAATCGGCATAGAGAGAGCCCCTTCTGTAATCGGAAAAAATCCTATATGTAGTGTGGGGAGTAATCTGTACTACGTGAAAGTTTATAGTATTGTCGTAGTGAGAGTAGTAGGTTCCAACTCCTGCACTCCAGTTAAAGTAATAGGGATAGGTTTTGGAATAGGAGGAGTAAGTTCCATCGAAGAAGATGGTGTATCCGCCGTCGGTTAGTTCGTCATCACTGCTTATGTAGTGTCCACCAAAGGTAAATGTGTGGTTTCTTAGAATTCCATTCACATTTGAATACGTAAGTGTAAAATCCCTTTGATTGAGGTCTGAGTATCCGTCCTTGTAGTTTAAATGGGTATAGGTAGCACCAAACTGGAAAAGGTTTTCTTTACCATCACCTATACTAATGTAGCCTGTTGTTGAATAACCATCGTCCTTGTACTTTGAACCGCTGTAATTTATGTAGGTTGGGTAGAGAGCTCCGTAAGCGTAAATTTTCTTTCCTTGAATTTCTTTTGCCTCTGTTTCAGAGAAGATAAGGGAGGCTAAACTAAGAATTAATAACGTTTTCTTCATTTTTTTCCCTCCTCAGAATTATTTCGTTATTATAGTTTATTTCCTCAAATCCTAAGTGGTTGGATAGTTTCAGTTTTGCTTTTTTAACTTTTTTACTTCCCGGTAAGATAATCTCCGTTGAAACTGTGTCAATGGAGCTCCAGCAAGACTTTACCCTTACTTCCAAGAGGTCGTGTTTGAAAGATGAGATGAAGAGGAGAAGTTTCCTCTTAAACTCGGAAAAAAGGGAAGTTAAAGGGAGGTAGTCCCTCCATACTACTCCGCCTGAATTTATAAGGGGAATTTTAGGTGCTGAGAAAAGGAAGTACTTAAGAGGAGAGCTTAAATCGCCGTCAATACTGTAGAAGTAAAATGTTGAGTTAAGAATTCCAAAGTAGAGTTTAGACCTTCCTTCTGTAAAGTAGAAAGTCCCGTCAGGTGCCATTTCAACCTGAATCTTTAATGTTTCCTTCTCTCCCCTCTTTTTATCGTACAAAGAGTACGTAAATTCCTGACCTATCAAAAAGTTTAAACGCCTAAACAGGGACTTATCGGCAAAGACAGGGGTAACCCTCTCCCCCCTTTTTGGAATTCCCACATCGTAGAAGTTTTTTGAGGAGATGAAGGAGGTAAATGAGAAAGGAACAGTGGGAGCTCCTAAGTGGGGCAGAAGCTGAACGTGAATGTGGATGTGAGGTTGAGGAGAGTATCCAGAATTTCCACAGAGTCCCAAGAGGCTTCCCTTTGTTACTGAATCTCCCCTCTTAACGTTTACAGAATTCTGCTTTAAGTGGCAGACAAGTACATAAAATCCCCTCTTATCGTAAAGTAGAACGTAGTTGCCCCAGTTGTTTTCCTTGTCCACCTCTCCAGGTTTGTTGTCAGGTAGAGAAGAAACAACATCCACAACTGTTCCATCGATTGGGGAAAGAACAGGTTTTCCAAAACAGTAGTAATCTGAAAGGGAAGAGCCGGTTCCTTTAAAAGTTTTTCCTTCGCTATCCGTTATTACAAAATCGACTGCATGTCTCCAAGCTCCCTTATGGGTCCACTCTCCGTCAAAGGATTGCCAAACTGTCCACTCCCCCGAAAAAGGAAGGGCTATTTCCCTACCGGTAAAAGGAAAGCGTTTTAAACGTGTCAGATAGTAATCCAAGGTTCTCTCAGGTGTTCCCCTGTAAACTCTTGTAACTAAAGAGTATCCTGTAAAGATAAAAACGTAAAGCACCAGAAGGGAAATAACGTTAAAGGGTAGAGCAAAGACAGGAATACTGTAAGTTTCCCAGAAAACCTTTGAACTTTCAACTATTGGAACGGAGATAAAGGATGAAAGAAGGGCAAATTTGTAGCTTCTCAGCGATGGAACGAGAAAAACACCCCCAACTGCCATCGATGTGAGTATGTAGTTAAAAGCCGATGTATCAGAAATGGCTTGATAGAGGGAACCCTTAAACAGGGCAGTTGTAAGGATTCCAGTAGAGTATCCTATGACTGATAGAAATGCTAATATCGGTGATATTCTTAAAATTAATAGGAATATCACCAATCCACAAAAAGTGTTAGGGAGGAAGAATACTGCTCCCAAAGATTTAAAGAACCCATTAATAAAGGGAGTAATGTCGATGTTTGGAAGGTAGAAATGGGGGTAGAGGCTCTCAACAAACAAATTTGAGAAATGTTGGGATGCTAAGTATAGAGTGGAACTAACTATGACGAAGGGAAGACTTAGTATAGGGAGTCTGAAGTAGTAGTAAAAAAGATTAGAAAGTACGTATGTGGTTAGGAATGACAGTATACCTCCGGTCAGGAAGAACAGAAAACTGATTGTATTAATCTTGAATATGTAACCTAAAGAAAGACCAACGAGGAGGGGATTGTAGATGTAGTAATCAATTCTTAAAAACTCCCTTTTAAATCCTAAAAGCCTTGCAAAGAGGTATGCAGATAAAAGGGAGACCAAACCTCCAAAGCCAACATTCGGATTTAGGAACGAGAGAAAAAGTAAAAGAGCTCCACCGTAAGCCTCTGAATTAAACAAAACGGCAGAGTAACTTCTTAGTATTGGAACAATATACTTCTCTACTCCCATTTTCCTCTCAATCTTTCAGGTAAGTGTTCTCTCCTCACAATGTCTGTAAGGTCTTCCTTTTCCCTTATCAGGTCAACTTCCCCATTTTCCCCTATTAAAACGACAGCTGGTCTGTAGCGAATAAACTGCATCCACTGGGTAACGTTGTAAGCCCCAACGGGAGAAAGCACGAGCCTTGTTCCTCTAGGAAGAGGAGGGAGATAGGTCATTTCATCGACAACGTCTATATTCATACAGAGTGGCCCGTAGAGAACCGATGGTTCGGTCGTTCCATAGATTTCCCTATCTATTTCAATGTTGAACTTGTACCAGAAAGCTGTAAAGAGGATGTTTACTCCAGCATCTAAAACGTAAGCTTTAATTCCAGAAGGAAGCCTCTTAGCAGCGTGAACTGTAGTTATGAGATATCCCGATTCATCAACTACGGCTCTTCCACTTTCCAATATCAGTTTTGGATAGTCCTCAGGACGTAAATTTTTTAAAAGAGCGTTGGAAATTCTCTCTGCATATTCATCTATTGATGGAACAGAAACTTCTGGAGGTAGATAAATCCCCTTAAGCCTGTTCTTTGATGGGAATCCACCACCAATGTCCAAGTATTCAATTTTAAAGCCGAATTCATCCTCTATCTGGTATGCAAATTTTATAAGCTTTTCGATTTCCTTTTCATAGGCTTTAGGTTCCAGGATGAAAGTTCCTATGTGGCAGTGAAGTCCTACAAGTTCAAGTTTATTTCCGGAAGCAATTCTCTTTACTGCATCTAAAGCCTGTCCCGATTCCAAATTGAAACCAAAACGGCTCCACTGAGGGTGTATTCCAGTGTCCATGTTGATTCTAATTCCAACCTTTGGCCTGATTCCAAGTTCGTCTGCCACTCTTTCAAGGTCGAGAATCTCTTCAAAGTGGTCAATATTTATTCTTGCCCCTTCCTTAACGGCAGTAACAAGGGAATCGTAAGGTTTGTAGGGACCGTTGTAGATTATCTTCTCACCTGAAACTCCAAGTCTCCTGGCCTTTTCATACTCAAACTCTGAAACAACCTCGGCCGTTTCTCCTTCATCGTGAAGAATAGAACAGATAGCATCTAAATAGTTGGTTTTATACGACCAACTAAATTCAACGTTAGGATACCTGACGGTAAATGCCTCCTTAAGCTCTCTGAACTTCTGACGAAGCTTTTTTTCGGAAAACACGAACAAAGGAGAGCCAAATTGAGAAACTAATTCCTCAATAGAAACGCCGTCTATATCCTTTCTAATATTCCTACCGAGGTAAAATCCTGTCCCACCAAACTTATTGGTAAAACCTGTTTTTAATTTTTGAATAACCGGTTTCTCGTAAGTTTTTTTCACATTTACCTCCATTTTAACTTTCTCCCCTTGTTGCTACCTTTTGAAATTCACTTATTTCTGTAACAAAGTCATCGGTGAAACGTACGTACAGTTTACCGGCCTCGTAATCCCAGCTTCTTTCAGGTTCTATGCCCAAAGCCGCTTTCAACAACCTTCCAGGAAGGTTAACTCCCACACCTGTTGAAAAGTAGACCCATGCGGGAAATCTTGGATTTATTTCTATGAGGTATATTTCGTTTTCCCTAACTATACACTCAAATTCAAAAGCTCCTCTCCAGAGGAATTCTGAAACGAACCTCTGAGCTGCTTCAAGTAAAGGCTGATTTCTAACAGTTACCCCTGTCCATATCTTTCCTAAACTAGTTATCCAGAGCTTCTTTATTCCAACAAGCCCGAAGTGCCCTCCTTCCCCATCACCGACACCGACAACGTTCATCTCCTCGCCTGTAACCACTTCCTGAACTATAACAGGATATCCCCACTCAGAAACGATTGAGTTAAAGTAGGAGTTAAGTTGAGAAATGTTGTAGGCTTTATAGGCTTTGTAGAATATTCCCTTTACCATCAGAGGAAATCCAATTTCGTTGGATGCCTGAGAGAGTTCTTCGTAGGATGTAACAACTAAAGTCTTAGGAACTTTTATTCCTATTTTCTCTGCGACCTCCGTCAGCTTATCCTTTCCTCTAAGCTTGAACTGTTCCTCTGTAGGAAGAAATGTTTTAATACCGTAGCTCTCAAGAAGCGAAACACCCTTAATAAAAAGGGGGAGTTCTGCATCAAGAGCAGGAATAACAACGTCAAGACCGTAATTCTCCTTTATGTAGAGCAACCTGTTGATAAATGGAGTCTCCCCTGAGGAGGGATAGGGCATTATGAAGCTTTTATCTATGAGCCAGTTCATATAGATTCCTGGCTCCATTGCATCGTAAGCAAGTCCAAATACCTTTACGTTTAAACCACTTTCTCTAATTCCCTTTGCTATTCCTATACCTGGACCGGGGTTGTCTATTGCATTAATTCCAGAAACTGCCACCTTATACAACTTCTCCCTCCAAAAGGCCAAAGAGCCTCAGTTGTTCTAAAAAATCAATGAGGTCCCTTTGAGCTTCCTCAGGGGATACCTCAAATTCGTCGGTTAAAGCCTTAACTATCTCCTGAGGAGATTTTCCCCTTTTAAGGAGCTCTAAGATGAACAGACCTACTTTGTTAACCGTGTAACTGTTTCCAGTTTCAGGGTCAAAGATGAATCCCTCATCACTTATTGCTAACCTCTGAAGCTTCAATGTTACCTCCTTAAAATAATTAGGGAGCAGGGAATTTAACCCCCACTCCCTTAGATTTTAACTAAGATTGAGTTTGGTTAGAGCTTTGTAGTTCTTCATGTGATTCCTGGTTTACCTGAGCCTGTGCTTGATTGCCACTCTGTAACTCCTGATTTTCTTGAACTTGGTTGGAGCTCTCCAATTCTTGATTTGCCTGTGCCTGAGTCTGGTTGGAGCCTTGCAATTCCTGGTTTGTTTGAACCTGTGCTTGATTACTGCCTTCTAATTCCTGGTTTAACTGAACTTGTGTCTCGTTTGAGGTTTGTTGTGTAATTTCAACCTCTGTGCTGTTTTGTATTAGATTCTCAATTACGCTGGCCAATTTTTGTAAACTAAATGCTTTTCTCTTAATAGAGAAATTATTATTAGAACTAAGGGCTTCTATAAGGGAGTTTACATCAGTAAGGGCATTTTGAATTTCGTCTTTTGTATCCTCCGTCAAGCCGTTTGTTTTAAGGTCTTCTACGATATTCATTAGTTCAGAAACAACAGATTGAACGTCACTACCTTCATCAGAAGGAAGTAAACCACTCGCAGCAATAGTCTGCAATTTTTTACTAATGGAGTCAATGAGGGATGCTAATCTGTGGACCTCAAACTGTTGAACATTCCCAGAAGCGAGGTATTGTAGTGCTTGGAGGTGTTCCTCTATTTCTTTTTGATGTTCCTTCCAGTTGTAATTTAACTTCTTGATTACCGTTCCAAGTTTACAGGTCACAGGCTCTTGAGAATCTGTGGCATTAACCTGTATTAGGTATTCTTTGTTAAGTAATTTATGATAATTCTTGATGATTATTGCCTTTTTATTCTTTAAAAGGTCTACAAGGGATACGTTTGATAAACTCTGTAAAGGCTCTGTCTGATTATCCTGTGTTTGAACTTCAACATTCTCAATAGTAGCATTGGAAAGGTCAACGACAGTTGCGTTGCCGTCAAGGTCACCTCCGATGGCGTGTATGAGAGCTCCTATTTGATTTGCCAACGTTTCATTACCTGCAGCCAAGTTTTCCGGTGTTATTTCCAAGACGTTTGTTGAGTTATCCACTTCAAGTTGAGTTATAGGAACGTCCGCTATTTTAATAGAATCTCCATTTTGGTCTACTACGTAAAGGCCAACCCGGTTATCGTTTGATAGGGTTACACCTTGAGAAATTTGAATTGTAAAGGTTCCGTCCTCAGCAGTGGTTGAACAGAGCTCTGTTCCATTTACAGTTATTACATTTTTGTTTGAATCCTCAATACAGACTTTAGCTCCTTCAACAAAACTCGCATACGTTGCACCGGTTACACTTGAGGAAGAGGATGTCGTAGCTGCACCACCACCTCCTCCCCCACAGCCAGTTAAAAGAGCAGATGATGTAACAATTAAAGTTGCTGCTGTTAATAACTTGCGCATATCACACCTCCTGTAATCAAATTTCTCTACTTTAGAGAAGCAAGTTCCATGCCAAATAGGGACTCATTAAAAATAGGGGAGTTTCTTAAGCTGATATCGGAAATTTTTCCGAATGGTAGGCTATTTGTTCGGAAATTTTTCCGAACTTAACCTATCGGGAGCTCCATCCTGAAAATAGACCAACCTTCCCTCTTCTCGGCACTTACCCTTCCCCCGTGAGCCTCAACTATTCTTTTAACGTTGTACAGACCAATTCCAAAACCCTTTTCTTTTGTTGAGTAGAAGGGCTCAAAAAGAGTTTCTGGAAGTTCTAATGGAGAGTTATCGCAGATTTCCAAAATGTACCTATTCCTATCCTTTTTTCCAACCACACGGATTTCTTTCTGTTTGCCATCAGTTGAATCAAGAGCCTCTACAGCATTTTTTAAAATATCAATAACGGCGGAGGATATTTTCTTCTCATCAAAAGGGAACTCCAAGTCCTCTACAGATAAGTTAAATTTTATGTTCTTAGACAGAAAAAGATTGTTAAACTCATTAACAACCTGTTTTAAAACTTCCCCTATATTTCTTCTCTCTTTGTCTAAGGAAATGGGTTTTCTTAAGTCGGAAGTTTCCTCTATGTACCTACTCAGTTCCTCAATCTCTTTTTTCATTCTATTGATGTAGATTTCCGATTTAGTGGAATTGTACCTATAGATGAGCAGTCTGAGAACGTTCAATCTATTTTTCACCTCGTGAACTATTGAATGAATCGCTAAATTTATAACTTCAAGGTTTTTCCTCCGAACTTTCTCATTTATCCTTTCAAGTTTTTCCCTGTAGTACTCCTTTAGAAGAAGAAAGAGAACCGCTACGAAGATGAACGTTAGAATAAGGAGAAAAACAGCAAGAAATATAAGGTGTTCTTTAAAGTGTAAGAGCTTTGATACATCGTAATAGAGGGTAAATTCAAAAGGTGGAATCTTAACTGTTCTTGAAATGAAGTTTGGAGAAATCTGGGAGTTGGGTAGAAAAATGTTTCTCCCTTCAAGTTTGTACGAAACACCTTTTAAAATTTTTGACCTTTTTAGATAGTTATCGAGAGCTCCTACAGGGTCACCGCCGGCGGATATTGTTCCCTTTACAACAGATTCTACCCTGGAGGTTTCCTCGTTTAAAAAGAAGTAGTAGAACTTCTTGTACTCATTCCAAATGAAAAAAATATCAGCAATAACTGCTAAGAGTGTGAGAACGATTATCAGAATAAATAGGTAAACTCTTCTATGTTTCATCTATATTCCGTACTTTTTTCTCTTGTACCTCAGGGATTTTTCATCTATTCCAAGCAGTTTGGCAGCTCTTGTTTGGACGTAACCGGTACATTTAAGAGCCCTTTCTATAGCTTTCCTTTCTACATCTGCCAAGAATTCCGGAAGTGGTTTGTCAAAGTTAATTTCAATGTCCACTTTCCTTTTTCCCTTGCCTAAAACTGCTGAAACCTCCTGTGGGGTTATTTCTCCGAAAGATGTTATAACTAACCTGTGAACTATGTTTTCAAGTTCCCTAACATTTCCGGGGAAACTGTAGTTTAAGAGAACATCGAGGGCTTCTGGAGTAATTGAAACAAATTTGTTGTAATTTCTCGAGTACTTCTTTAGAAAGTACCCTGTAAGCTCAACTATGTCCTCAGGTCTTTCCCTCAAAGGAGGAATTTCTATCTGAAGAACGTTAATTCTGTACAGCAGGTCTTCCCTAAATTCTTCCCTCATAGCCATTTCTTCTAAGTTCCTGTTCGTTGCTGCAATAATTTTTACATCTACCTCCTTTTCTCTACTGCTTCCCAACCGTCTTACTCTTCTTTCCTGAAGAACTCTCAAAAGTTTTGGTTGATGTTCTAATGGGAGCTCTCCTATCTCATCTAAAAAAAGTGTTCCCCCATCTGCCTCCTCAAAGAGACCGGGTTTTGGCTTATTGGCTCCGGTAAATGCTCCTCTCTCGTAACCGAAGAATTCCGATTCAAAGAGCTCCCTCGGAATGGCAGAGCAGTTTACAGAGATAAACCTTCCCTTCCTACCACTCTCCTCATGAATAAATTTCGCAACCAACTCCTTACCGACTCCGCTTTCCCCTAAGATAAGAACGGGAGCTTCTCCCTTGGAAAAAAGGGAAGCCCTTTTTAAGACCTCCTCCATTTCCCTCGAAGCATAAATAATTTTGGAGGTTCCTATGGGTACCCTTCTCAGTTTTACAAGCTGACACGCCTTTTTAATGAGGTTTATTAAAACTTCCGGTTCGTAGGGTTTTGTGACGTAGTGAAATGCTCCAGATTTTATGGATTCAACAGCATCCTCAATACTGCTGAAAGCAGTTATTACTATAACCTCAACATCGGAAAATTCCGATTTTATCTTCCTCATAAATGAGAGGCCATCCATTCCCGGAAGTCGAACATCGGTAACAACGACGCAGGGGTTCTCTCTGTTTATA harbors:
- the purD gene encoding phosphoribosylamine--glycine ligase, which produces MKVLIVGSGGREHALAWKVSQSPKVKEVIAAPGNPGIEKIGRCVDIKPTDVEGLAEFAQKEKIDLTIVGPEAPLVAGIVDEFESRGLRIFGPSKAAAKLEGSKVFAKEMMRKYGVPTAEFQVFDNPEEAKRYVREKGVPIVVKADGLAAGKGVVVAKTVEEAIEAIDRIMVEKVFGESGNRVVIEECLEGEEASYLVITDGKNFVPLATAQDHKAVFDGDEGPNTGGMGAYSPAPVLSEDMEREVQERVIKPILEGMRREGAPFKGVLYAGLMITEKGPMVLEFNVRFGDPEAQALMRRLEDDLVDVSLSSIEGNLVEELHWKPETSICVVLASKGYPGRYEKGKEITGIEEAEKVPTVVVFHAGTAVKDGKLVTNGGRVLNVTALGRDIVEARERAYRAIEKIHFEGMHYRKDIGMKALKRKGTI
- a CDS encoding tetratricopeptide repeat protein; this translates as MRFLLILTALLISVSSYGMSYSEIKRLYQKSYTYEKNGDYKDAVKVLMPIYESYPNGYTVNLRLGWLYYLMKNYANSEYHYRKALKALPSSIEAMLGLSLPLMAQSRWSDLESLMYRVIKIDYYNYYGNLRLCKALTEEKKYSIAESISRKMLVIYPTDVNFLNQLAISLYNQGKVSYAKSIFENVLILDPENTTAKKYLKQIEPKEGKKKGN
- a CDS encoding urea transporter; the encoded protein is MGVEKYIVPILRSYSAVLFNSEAYGGALLLFLSFLNPNVGFGGLVSLLSAYLFARLLGFKREFLRIDYYIYNPLLVGLSLGYIFKINTISFLFFLTGGILSFLTTYVLSNLFYYYFRLPILSLPFVIVSSTLYLASQHFSNLFVESLYPHFYLPNIDITPFINGFFKSLGAVFFLPNTFCGLVIFLLILRISPILAFLSVIGYSTGILTTALFKGSLYQAISDTSAFNYILTSMAVGGVFLVPSLRSYKFALLSSFISVPIVESSKVFWETYSIPVFALPFNVISLLVLYVFIFTGYSLVTRVYRGTPERTLDYYLTRLKRFPFTGREIALPFSGEWTVWQSFDGEWTHKGAWRHAVDFVITDSEGKTFKGTGSSLSDYYCFGKPVLSPIDGTVVDVVSSLPDNKPGEVDKENNWGNYVLLYDKRGFYVLVCHLKQNSVNVKRGDSVTKGSLLGLCGNSGYSPQPHIHIHVQLLPHLGAPTVPFSFTSFISSKNFYDVGIPKRGERVTPVFADKSLFRRLNFLIGQEFTYSLYDKKRGEKETLKIQVEMAPDGTFYFTEGRSKLYFGILNSTFYFYSIDGDLSSPLKYFLFSAPKIPLINSGGVVWRDYLPLTSLFSEFKRKLLLFISSFKHDLLEVRVKSCWSSIDTVSTEIILPGSKKVKKAKLKLSNHLGFEEINYNNEIILRREKNEENVINS
- a CDS encoding alanine racemase → MKKTYEKPVIQKLKTGFTNKFGGTGFYLGRNIRKDIDGVSIEELVSQFGSPLFVFSEKKLRQKFRELKEAFTVRYPNVEFSWSYKTNYLDAICSILHDEGETAEVVSEFEYEKARRLGVSGEKIIYNGPYKPYDSLVTAVKEGARINIDHFEEILDLERVADELGIRPKVGIRINMDTGIHPQWSRFGFNLESGQALDAVKRIASGNKLELVGLHCHIGTFILEPKAYEKEIEKLIKFAYQIEDEFGFKIEYLDIGGGFPSKNRLKGIYLPPEVSVPSIDEYAERISNALLKNLRPEDYPKLILESGRAVVDESGYLITTVHAAKRLPSGIKAYVLDAGVNILFTAFWYKFNIEIDREIYGTTEPSVLYGPLCMNIDVVDEMTYLPPLPRGTRLVLSPVGAYNVTQWMQFIRYRPAVVLIGENGEVDLIREKEDLTDIVRREHLPERLRGKWE
- a CDS encoding ATP-grasp domain-containing protein, whose protein sequence is MAVSGINAIDNPGPGIGIAKGIRESGLNVKVFGLAYDAMEPGIYMNWLIDKSFIMPYPSSGETPFINRLLYIKENYGLDVVIPALDAELPLFIKGVSLLESYGIKTFLPTEEQFKLRGKDKLTEVAEKIGIKVPKTLVVTSYEELSQASNEIGFPLMVKGIFYKAYKAYNISQLNSYFNSIVSEWGYPVIVQEVVTGEEMNVVGVGDGEGGHFGLVGIKKLWITSLGKIWTGVTVRNQPLLEAAQRFVSEFLWRGAFEFECIVRENEIYLIEINPRFPAWVYFSTGVGVNLPGRLLKAALGIEPERSWDYEAGKLYVRFTDDFVTEISEFQKVATRGES
- a CDS encoding HPr-rel-A system PqqD family peptide chaperone, coding for MKLQRLAISDEGFIFDPETGNSYTVNKVGLFILELLKRGKSPQEIVKALTDEFEVSPEEAQRDLIDFLEQLRLFGLLEGEVV
- a CDS encoding sensor histidine kinase codes for the protein MKHRRVYLFILIIVLTLLAVIADIFFIWNEYKKFYYFFLNEETSRVESVVKGTISAGGDPVGALDNYLKRSKILKGVSYKLEGRNIFLPNSQISPNFISRTVKIPPFEFTLYYDVSKLLHFKEHLIFLAVFLLILTFIFVAVLFLLLKEYYREKLERINEKVRRKNLEVINLAIHSIVHEVKNRLNVLRLLIYRYNSTKSEIYINRMKKEIEELSRYIEETSDLRKPISLDKERRNIGEVLKQVVNEFNNLFLSKNIKFNLSVEDLEFPFDEKKISSAVIDILKNAVEALDSTDGKQKEIRVVGKKDRNRYILEICDNSPLELPETLFEPFYSTKEKGFGIGLYNVKRIVEAHGGRVSAEKREGWSIFRMELPIG
- a CDS encoding sigma-54-dependent transcriptional regulator; the encoded protein is MRINECKVLVVEDDKTQLSLISEILRDFGFQVYSASNAEKGLQIINRENPCVVVTDVRLPGMDGLSFMRKIKSEFSDVEVIVITAFSSIEDAVESIKSGAFHYVTKPYEPEVLINLIKKACQLVKLRRVPIGTSKIIYASREMEEVLKRASLFSKGEAPVLILGESGVGKELVAKFIHEESGRKGRFISVNCSAIPRELFESEFFGYERGAFTGANKPKPGLFEEADGGTLFLDEIGELPLEHQPKLLRVLQERRVRRLGSSREKEVDVKIIAATNRNLEEMAMREEFREDLLYRINVLQIEIPPLRERPEDIVELTGYFLKKYSRNYNKFVSITPEALDVLLNYSFPGNVRELENIVHRLVITSFGEITPQEVSAVLGKGKRKVDIEINFDKPLPEFLADVERKAIERALKCTGYVQTRAAKLLGIDEKSLRYKRKKYGI